The Arthrobacter oryzae DNA window CCGATCACCCAGATTGTCACCGAGGGACAGGTGCAGAAGTTCGGCCCGTTCGAATGCGAATTCGTGGCCGTCAACCACTCGATCCCTGACGCCCTGGCCGTGTTCCTCCGTACTTCCGGCGGCACCGTGCTGCACACCGGCGACTTCAAAATGGACCAGTTGCCCCTGGACGGCCGCATCACCGACCTCCGCCACTTCGCCAAGCTGGGCGAAGAAGGCGTGGACCTGTTCATGTCGGACTCCACCAACGCCGACGTGCCGGGCTTCACCACCGCCGAGAAGGAAATCGGTCCCACCCTTGACCGCCTCTTCGGCCAGGCCACGAAGCGCCTGATCGTCGCGTCCTTCTCATCGCACGTGCACCGCGTTCAGCAGGTCCTGGACGCCGCGGCCAACCACAACCGCAAGGTTGCCTTCGTGGGCCGCTCGATGGTCCGCAACATGGCCATCGCCGAGAAGCTCGGCTACCTCGACGTACCCCCGGGCATCCTTGTCGACATCAAAAACATTGACAACCTCCCGGACAACCGTGTGGTGCTGATGTCCACCGGTTCCCAGGGCGAGCCGATGGCAGCCTTGTCCCGCATGGCCAATGGCGACCACCGCGTCGTCGTCGGCCAGGGCGACACCGTCATTCTCGCCTCCAGCCTGATCCCCGGCAACGAGAACGCCGTCTTCCGCATCATCAACGGCCTGCTCAAGCTCGGCGCCGATGTCATCCACAAGGGCAACGCAAAGGTCCACGTGTCCGGCCACGCGGCGGCCGGGGAACTGCTGTACTGCTACAACATCCTCGAACCGCTGAACGCCATGCCGGTCCACGGCGAGACACGGCACCTGATTGCCAACGGCAAAATCGCCCTCGAGTCCGGCGTGCCGGATGAGAGCATCCTGCTGGCGGACAACGGCACCGTGATCGACCTCCGGGACCACCAGGCCGACGTCGTGGGCCAGGTCGAAGTGGGCTTTGTCTACGTTGACGGCTCCAGCGTCGGTGAAGTCACCGAAGCTGACCTGAAGGACCGCCAGACCCTCGGCGATGAAGGCTTCATCTCGATCATCACCGTGATCCACCGCGCCACCGGCAAGGTGGTCTCCGGACCGGAAATCCACGCCCGCGGCGTGGCTGAAGACGATTCCGTCTTCGACGAAATCATTCCGAAGATCAACGCTGCGCTGGAAGAGGCCGTTCTCAACCACACGGACCACACCACGCACCAGCTGCAGCAGGTTGTCCGCCGCGTCGTCGGCACATGGGTGAACCGCAAGCTCCGCCGCAAGCCCATGATCATTCCGGTGGTGCTGGAAGCATAAAGCGCCCGGGATGGTTGACGGGGCCCTCCCCGCCGGAAAGTGTGCCTTCGGGCCGCAGTCCGCGGGGGAGGGCCTCGTCATTTAAACCCCTTGGAGCCCGCCCCCACAACGCGCGACACCCGCCGCTCTGTCCGCAACATGCATCGTGGAACGCCCCGGAAATCCGCGGTTTTTGGCTGGGCTTCGGGTACCGTGGCGGGTATGGCGACACGTACCTCCTCCGCGCCTAGAGGCAACTCAAGCGGCAAATCAGGCAGCTCAGCGGGCAGGAGCTCCGGCTCCGCTGCGTCCAAATCCACCCGGGCCGGAGGAACGTCAGGCACAGCACGCACGCGTCAGATGGCCGCCGTCGAACCCCGGCAGCCCTGGCTCGTGCGTATGGCGGCAGGCGCGTGGCTGGGAATCGGGCACGTCGTCGGCGGCGGTGTCCGCCGGATCGGCCATGACGTCAGCGACCTCGCGCCCGAGGACCGCCGTGACGGCGCCGCACTCTTCAACCTCGCCCTGG harbors:
- a CDS encoding ribonuclease J, which encodes MTQTALPGLVTPPKLPKDTLRIVPLGGLGEIGRNMTVFEIDGKLLIVDCGVLFPEETQPGVDLILPDFSYIENRLNDIVAVVLTHGHEDHIGAVPYLLRLRADIPLIGSQLTLALIEAKLQEHRIKPITQIVTEGQVQKFGPFECEFVAVNHSIPDALAVFLRTSGGTVLHTGDFKMDQLPLDGRITDLRHFAKLGEEGVDLFMSDSTNADVPGFTTAEKEIGPTLDRLFGQATKRLIVASFSSHVHRVQQVLDAAANHNRKVAFVGRSMVRNMAIAEKLGYLDVPPGILVDIKNIDNLPDNRVVLMSTGSQGEPMAALSRMANGDHRVVVGQGDTVILASSLIPGNENAVFRIINGLLKLGADVIHKGNAKVHVSGHAAAGELLYCYNILEPLNAMPVHGETRHLIANGKIALESGVPDESILLADNGTVIDLRDHQADVVGQVEVGFVYVDGSSVGEVTEADLKDRQTLGDEGFISIITVIHRATGKVVSGPEIHARGVAEDDSVFDEIIPKINAALEEAVLNHTDHTTHQLQQVVRRVVGTWVNRKLRRKPMIIPVVLEA